In a genomic window of Vibrio gigantis:
- a CDS encoding MalM family protein: MYFKALMLSGCVALAGCQSAQVVEQVQIAQAEQVNSIAGLQFASMKLPSSAIFDVTPNSQILNYQGINSPVVAIELPANRGEYSIKITSMIGETAFVPNAVIYDKNGRELERYGKGSFKYAKPRLHLGNRLVVEKDFYPPTTSESVYLVIYTEQQDLDGFTDVIHPARLDAEGRGNYLPEMEDIPVPNANVGKIEVTIDKASFFSFGSSSSESNAKPAAATKIDTIQPETQTYYHNAIQAAVDADNIPKALSLLDEAKALGIEGAQEVFVKAVNKK; this comes from the coding sequence ATGTATTTTAAAGCTCTGATGTTGAGTGGCTGTGTTGCGTTGGCCGGTTGTCAATCTGCGCAAGTAGTCGAGCAAGTGCAAATTGCACAGGCTGAACAAGTTAACTCAATTGCTGGTCTTCAATTTGCTTCAATGAAGCTTCCAAGCTCGGCAATTTTTGATGTAACACCAAATAGCCAAATATTAAACTACCAAGGTATAAATAGCCCAGTAGTCGCGATTGAGCTTCCTGCAAATCGCGGTGAGTATTCTATTAAGATCACAAGCATGATTGGCGAAACGGCGTTCGTGCCTAATGCGGTAATTTACGACAAAAACGGTCGTGAGTTAGAGCGGTATGGCAAAGGTAGTTTCAAATACGCGAAACCAAGGTTGCACTTGGGGAACCGTTTGGTTGTTGAGAAGGATTTTTATCCGCCAACGACGTCTGAATCGGTTTATTTGGTTATCTATACTGAACAGCAAGATCTAGATGGCTTTACTGATGTGATTCACCCTGCTCGTTTAGATGCAGAAGGTCGTGGTAATTATTTGCCTGAAATGGAAGATATTCCAGTTCCAAATGCTAATGTAGGTAAGATAGAAGTTACTATTGATAAAGCGAGCTTCTTCTCGTTTGGTTCATCAAGCAGCGAATCTAACGCTAAACCAGCCGCTGCGACTAAGATCGATACGATTCAACCAGAAACACAAACTTACTATCATAATGCCATTCAAGCAGCAGTAGACGCAGACAATATTCCAAAAGCTCTGAGCCTATTAGATGAAGCAAAAGCACTTGGTATCGAAGGCGCGCAAGAAGTATTTGTAAAAGCTGTTAATAAAAAATAA
- the pulA gene encoding pullulanase-type alpha-1,6-glucosidase: MTKKRSFKRSTLAKAILPLFTATLIAGCGSDNDSDTDTGNSGLYKAGENEVVVYYKRDVAAASTSSSTYEGWGLHLWNGEGCTSTDLVSMGLSETGTDWNSPYEYDGISDTYGAYYVLKVDPDASDPHKCMNFILHNGDEKAFGSANSKVELTKLGDSQGVFGFHGSSELYYDPISERPVNIDGQKAHWLDAETIAWEAASNADSLKLFYALDNSITMNDREIVGGTAVELTKDGELSSELKERFRHLASLPALSIDVDDNTLRTILKSQIILVAYNANGDVTSSTEVQKPGVLDAVFASKDAGNAMGEELGAIVEGGAATFKLWAPTAQDVELVLYSEDLQSSQVIPMTESAETGIWATDAVSNAVNSYYRYQVKVYHPTTGNIETRLVTDPYSLSLSKNSAYSQVIDLNDSTLKPASWDDYERPTVEKDEDHVLYESHLRDFSFSDKLGTASLNGKYLALTEADRESVKHLQALKDAGLTTLHILPAFDIATVDEDEASRVDITDTVGKLCDVKPEATLCGNEDENKVIEDVLDGYDPSTGDAQALMNDLRMLDSFNWGYDPFHYTVPEGSYATDPNGSKRILEFRQMVKATHDMDLKLIMDVVYNHTNASGVNDKSVLDKIVPGYYHRLNVNTGGVENSTCCDNTATENLMMGKLMVDSLKVWADDYKVDGFRFDLMGHQPKDVMVEALAEVRKIDANTLFYGEGWDFGEVADNARFDQANQINMAGTEIGTFSDRLRDAVRGGSPFDGGVDSEGKHPLRFNQGFGNAAIANEETKVDQDSINGRLHNQDLVRLGMAGNLAEYVLIDYKGDTKLGKNVDYNGAPAGYTKMPSENISYVSKHDNQTLWDNNAYKIATGTSSAERARMQSVSLSTVMLGQGIPFIHMGSELLRSKSMQRDSYDSGDWYNRVMFDGTDNNWNVGLPRQDKDGANWDLIKTIIADSTAKPDAHDIELTKQQFLELLKIRSSSELFRLDTADEVMKRVDFRNVGEDQVEGLIVMSIDDGVSAGENLDPTNDAIVAVVNSTNESQSFKITGATGFTLHDVQQNSADDTVKGANFAAETFTVPALTTAVFVQAQNGDVQGAGLPVDNSDKDVSSIPPYGQTTVYVRGDMNGWGSTDDWAMSFVANGVYSVTSNLEAGDYGFKFADADWKTPNFGCDSVELADGSIDLGTGGNCQLSVTEAGNYTFTLNAIHELDDNVEKAVVSVTKN, encoded by the coding sequence ATTACTAAAAAGAGAAGTTTTAAACGCTCTACTTTGGCGAAGGCGATTCTACCTCTCTTTACCGCAACCCTTATCGCAGGCTGTGGTAGTGATAACGACAGCGACACGGATACTGGCAACAGTGGCTTATACAAAGCAGGCGAAAACGAAGTCGTTGTTTACTACAAACGTGATGTTGCCGCTGCAAGCACATCTAGCTCGACTTATGAAGGCTGGGGTCTGCATTTATGGAATGGCGAAGGCTGTACTAGCACAGACTTAGTCAGTATGGGGTTGAGTGAAACCGGAACCGATTGGAACAGCCCTTACGAATACGATGGTATCAGTGATACTTACGGTGCCTACTATGTATTAAAAGTAGACCCAGATGCCTCTGACCCACATAAATGCATGAACTTCATCTTGCACAATGGTGATGAGAAGGCATTTGGCAGTGCGAATTCAAAAGTCGAGTTAACTAAGCTTGGTGATTCGCAAGGTGTATTCGGGTTCCATGGCAGCAGCGAGTTGTACTACGACCCGATCTCAGAGCGCCCAGTGAATATTGATGGCCAAAAAGCACACTGGTTAGACGCCGAGACTATCGCTTGGGAAGCGGCAAGCAACGCTGACTCTCTGAAACTGTTCTATGCGCTAGATAACAGCATCACTATGAACGACAGAGAGATCGTGGGAGGCACTGCCGTTGAATTAACCAAAGATGGCGAGCTATCCTCTGAATTAAAAGAGCGTTTCCGTCATCTAGCAAGCCTACCTGCTTTATCGATCGATGTTGACGATAATACGTTACGCACCATCTTAAAATCTCAGATAATTCTTGTTGCCTACAATGCTAATGGTGACGTCACCTCTTCAACTGAGGTTCAAAAGCCTGGTGTGCTTGATGCGGTATTTGCTAGCAAAGATGCTGGTAATGCGATGGGTGAAGAACTAGGCGCGATTGTTGAAGGCGGTGCGGCTACCTTCAAACTTTGGGCTCCTACTGCGCAAGATGTTGAACTCGTCCTGTACAGCGAAGATCTCCAGAGCTCACAAGTCATCCCGATGACGGAGAGTGCGGAAACGGGAATTTGGGCAACAGACGCAGTATCGAACGCAGTGAACAGTTATTACCGTTACCAAGTGAAGGTCTACCACCCAACTACAGGCAATATCGAAACTCGACTTGTCACAGACCCGTACTCTCTCAGCTTGTCAAAGAACTCAGCATACTCTCAAGTGATTGACCTGAATGATTCAACTTTGAAACCAGCGAGCTGGGACGACTACGAACGACCAACCGTAGAGAAAGACGAAGACCATGTACTTTACGAGTCACACCTCCGTGATTTTAGTTTCAGCGACAAGTTAGGCACTGCAAGCTTGAACGGAAAATACCTTGCGCTTACGGAAGCGGATCGTGAATCGGTCAAACACCTCCAAGCTCTGAAAGATGCCGGTTTGACAACTCTGCATATCCTGCCAGCTTTCGATATCGCTACCGTTGATGAAGATGAAGCAAGCCGTGTCGATATTACTGACACCGTAGGTAAGCTATGTGATGTAAAACCTGAGGCTACTTTATGTGGTAACGAAGACGAAAATAAAGTCATCGAAGATGTACTCGATGGTTATGACCCTTCAACAGGCGATGCACAAGCGTTGATGAATGACCTACGCATGTTGGACAGCTTCAACTGGGGCTACGACCCATTCCATTACACGGTTCCAGAGGGGAGTTACGCGACAGATCCTAATGGTTCGAAGCGTATTCTAGAGTTCCGTCAAATGGTGAAAGCCACGCACGACATGGATCTCAAGCTGATCATGGACGTGGTATACAACCACACCAATGCGTCTGGTGTGAACGATAAGTCGGTACTGGATAAGATTGTCCCTGGGTACTACCACCGTCTTAATGTAAACACTGGTGGCGTCGAAAACTCAACCTGTTGTGACAACACTGCGACTGAAAACCTAATGATGGGTAAATTAATGGTCGACTCACTTAAGGTATGGGCTGACGATTATAAAGTGGATGGTTTCCGTTTTGACTTAATGGGCCACCAACCAAAAGATGTGATGGTAGAAGCTCTTGCTGAAGTACGTAAAATCGACGCTAACACACTGTTCTACGGTGAGGGTTGGGATTTCGGCGAAGTAGCCGATAATGCACGCTTCGATCAAGCGAACCAAATCAACATGGCTGGCACTGAGATAGGTACATTCTCAGATCGTTTGCGTGACGCTGTCCGTGGCGGTAGCCCATTCGATGGTGGCGTAGATTCAGAAGGCAAACACCCACTTCGCTTTAACCAAGGCTTCGGTAACGCCGCGATCGCCAATGAAGAAACCAAAGTAGATCAAGATTCGATCAACGGTCGTTTACACAACCAAGATCTTGTTCGTTTAGGGATGGCAGGTAACCTCGCTGAATACGTGTTGATTGATTACAAAGGCGACACCAAACTGGGTAAAAACGTTGATTACAACGGCGCGCCCGCTGGCTACACCAAGATGCCTTCAGAGAACATCTCTTACGTTTCTAAACACGATAACCAAACACTTTGGGATAACAACGCTTACAAGATCGCCACTGGCACTAGCTCAGCTGAGCGTGCGCGTATGCAGTCTGTGTCGCTTTCTACCGTGATGTTAGGCCAAGGTATACCATTCATCCATATGGGCTCTGAACTGCTACGTTCAAAGTCTATGCAGCGTGATTCTTACGATTCAGGTGACTGGTACAACCGAGTAATGTTTGATGGTACTGACAACAACTGGAATGTTGGCTTACCACGTCAAGATAAAGATGGTGCTAACTGGGATTTGATCAAAACTATCATTGCTGACAGCACGGCTAAACCCGACGCACACGACATTGAGCTGACTAAGCAACAATTCCTAGAACTACTAAAAATCCGTAGCTCAAGTGAACTATTCCGCTTAGACACAGCAGACGAAGTCATGAAGCGTGTCGATTTCCGAAATGTTGGCGAAGATCAAGTCGAAGGCCTGATTGTAATGTCTATTGATGATGGTGTGTCTGCGGGGGAAAATCTTGACCCTACCAATGATGCGATTGTAGCAGTTGTAAACTCAACCAATGAATCTCAGTCGTTCAAAATCACCGGAGCTACTGGCTTTACACTTCACGATGTTCAACAAAACTCGGCTGACGATACAGTGAAAGGCGCAAACTTTGCCGCTGAAACCTTCACAGTGCCTGCATTAACAACAGCCGTGTTCGTACAAGCCCAAAATGGCGATGTACAAGGAGCTGGCCTTCCGGTTGATAACTCAGATAAAGATGTGTCGAGCATCCCGCCATACGGCCAAACCACGGTTTACGTTCGAGGCGACATGAATGGATGGGGTTCAACTGATGATTGGGCGATGAGTTTTGTTGCCAATGGGGTTTATTCTGTAACAAGCAACTTGGAAGCTGGCGATTATGGCTTCAAGTTTGCGGATGCAGATTGGAAAACACCTAACTTTGGTTGTGACTCAGTTGAGCTTGCTGATGGGTCTATCGACCTAGGCACTGGTGGTAACTGCCAATTGAGCGTAACTGAAGCAGGCAACTACACATTCACTCTGAATGCGATTCATGAGTTAGATGACAATGTAGAAAAAGCGGTCGTTTCAGTAACCAAGAATTAA
- a CDS encoding DUF1294 domain-containing protein produces the protein MLSSSIQIATTYLVLVAVSVLFAESSKALLVWYLVIGVVTFFVYAKDKRAAINGNWRVPEKTLHIFSVAGGWLGALIAQDKLRHKTQKQPFRAIYWLTVVINVAAFVWTLTPSGQAMFGRWLTELVGYF, from the coding sequence ATGTTGTCTTCATCTATTCAAATCGCTACCACTTATCTGGTTCTGGTGGCGGTGTCTGTGTTGTTTGCGGAAAGCTCAAAAGCGCTATTGGTGTGGTATTTAGTTATCGGTGTCGTGACGTTTTTTGTGTACGCAAAGGACAAGCGAGCCGCAATTAATGGTAATTGGCGTGTGCCAGAGAAAACCCTGCACATCTTTTCGGTAGCTGGTGGTTGGTTAGGGGCTTTGATCGCTCAAGATAAGCTACGTCATAAAACACAAAAACAGCCTTTCAGAGCGATTTATTGGTTAACAGTGGTTATCAATGTAGCGGCGTTTGTCTGGACGTTAACGCCGAGCGGGCAGGCGATGTTTGGTCGCTGGCTTACTGAGCTGGTGGGGTACTTTTAA
- a CDS encoding LysE family translocator: MPLEQLSALALFAFVSTFTPGPNNIMLMTSGANVGFARTIPHMLGIALGFAAMLLLVGFGLMGIFNAYPVTHQVLKYLSLAYLVYLAIKIAKSGKAKSTEAYKPMTFIGAASFQWVNPKGWSMALTAISVYSSGSSWWELAIIAAIFTLANLPSVTFWTAAGKQLQHWLTTPVRIKSFNYGMAGLLLASTIPML, from the coding sequence ATGCCTTTAGAACAACTTAGCGCACTTGCCTTGTTTGCGTTTGTCTCGACCTTCACGCCGGGTCCAAATAACATCATGCTTATGACATCAGGTGCGAATGTTGGCTTTGCCCGCACCATTCCACACATGCTGGGTATTGCTCTAGGTTTTGCGGCTATGTTGCTGTTGGTTGGCTTTGGGTTAATGGGGATTTTCAACGCCTATCCGGTGACTCACCAAGTATTGAAATACCTGAGCCTTGCGTACTTGGTGTACCTCGCAATTAAAATAGCCAAGAGTGGAAAAGCGAAAAGCACTGAAGCTTATAAACCGATGACCTTCATTGGCGCGGCAAGTTTTCAATGGGTTAACCCAAAAGGTTGGTCAATGGCACTGACAGCCATTTCTGTTTATAGCAGCGGCAGTTCATGGTGGGAGCTTGCAATCATCGCAGCCATTTTTACGCTAGCTAACCTGCCATCGGTGACGTTCTGGACAGCAGCAGGCAAGCAGTTACAACACTGGCTAACAACACCAGTCCGCATCAAAAGCTTCAACTATGGTATGGCAGGCTTGCTATTGGCGTCGACCATTCCGATGCTCTAA
- a CDS encoding Lrp/AsnC family transcriptional regulator produces the protein MDRFDERILQELKLDGRISNIELSERIGLSASATLRRVQDLERKGIIQGYRAVLDNSLMGVGFIAYVSIGLSSHKKSAQLEFEEHVAMEKEVVECHNITGANEYLLRVETKDLPSYKKFHADVLGECAQVQSITTMVVMDTPKDER, from the coding sequence ATGGATAGATTTGACGAAAGGATATTGCAAGAGCTTAAGTTGGACGGCAGAATCTCCAATATTGAGCTCTCAGAGCGAATTGGTTTATCGGCTTCAGCGACGTTAAGACGTGTACAAGATCTTGAACGCAAAGGCATCATTCAAGGTTATCGTGCGGTTCTAGATAACAGTTTAATGGGCGTGGGTTTTATCGCCTACGTTTCGATCGGTTTATCAAGCCACAAAAAATCTGCTCAATTGGAGTTTGAAGAGCACGTTGCTATGGAGAAAGAGGTGGTCGAGTGTCACAACATCACCGGTGCCAATGAGTACTTGTTGCGAGTCGAGACTAAAGACTTACCGAGCTATAAGAAGTTTCATGCCGATGTGCTAGGGGAGTGTGCTCAGGTTCAATCCATCACAACTATGGTGGTGATGGACACCCCAAAAGATGAACGTTAA
- a CDS encoding LysR family transcriptional regulator, giving the protein MPNTNQLLLFLDVVQQGSFTKAATLHDMDNSSLSKQIKKLEQDLGVQLLNRSTRSFSLTSAGEDILAQTYVLKDTINQIQGIADSYQSEPKGVLRITSPIYFGQQYLQPIITQFMRKYPDVQIVLSLDDKIANIIAGQFDIAFRFSKLVESNLIAKKIADSNFMLVASNDFVKQHGEPKTPQDLLSLPAVIYTNGDMTVDHLRISEEPYGNTFQSLTIRGNYKVSDVRTMVSCVKDGLGYGFLDQSNLYASMKELGLVTLLPDYAISTADTAIYAVYPHRKQTKLVKEFITSVQDYIGSPTIWEKMQQD; this is encoded by the coding sequence GTGCCCAATACCAATCAGTTGTTATTGTTCTTAGATGTGGTTCAACAAGGGTCGTTTACCAAAGCGGCAACCTTACATGACATGGACAATTCCTCACTCTCTAAACAAATCAAGAAGCTTGAGCAAGACTTGGGTGTTCAGCTACTCAACCGTTCTACTCGTTCGTTTTCTTTGACGTCGGCAGGGGAGGATATCCTCGCGCAAACCTACGTGTTGAAAGACACCATCAATCAGATTCAAGGCATTGCTGATTCGTACCAGTCAGAGCCAAAAGGCGTGCTGCGCATTACTTCGCCGATCTATTTTGGTCAGCAATACCTGCAACCTATCATCACTCAGTTTATGAGAAAGTACCCGGATGTTCAGATCGTACTTTCACTAGACGATAAGATCGCCAACATCATTGCAGGGCAGTTTGATATTGCCTTTCGTTTCAGTAAGCTGGTGGAATCGAATCTGATTGCGAAGAAGATAGCCGACAGTAACTTCATGCTGGTCGCCTCGAATGACTTTGTGAAGCAGCATGGTGAGCCGAAAACGCCACAAGATCTGCTGTCTCTGCCTGCGGTGATTTATACCAATGGTGACATGACCGTTGATCACCTGCGTATTAGTGAAGAGCCGTATGGCAACACTTTCCAGAGCCTGACGATTCGTGGTAACTACAAGGTGAGTGATGTTCGTACTATGGTGTCTTGTGTGAAAGATGGCTTAGGTTATGGTTTCCTTGATCAATCAAATCTGTACGCCTCCATGAAAGAGTTGGGCTTAGTGACACTGCTTCCTGATTACGCTATCTCAACAGCGGATACTGCTATTTACGCCGTCTACCCACACCGTAAGCAGACCAAGCTAGTAAAAGAGTTCATCACCTCAGTGCAAGATTATATTGGGTCACCAACGATTTGGGAGAAGATGCAGCAAGATTAA
- a CDS encoding c-type cytochrome: protein MKTLLLITATLASGLAYADGELPDSQTELPAVEKVKDNKYLVPRDLVDIPAGEFGDKVKLGYSLFVDSQQMRGEYVGNEQNCVNCHMQAGMKPNAAPLWGAYMAYPAYRKKNDKVNSYAERIQGCFTYSMNGIAPALDSKELVALSAYSYWLAMGGMLDKNGMQDTPVPELSDADLQVGGKAESFPLPQELLSKYPIDDRSKLAGRGYPKIANPEQEPSIARGEKVYQTSCQTCHGQNGEGIKGADGRSYFPPLWGENAFNWGAGMHRINTAAYFIYENMPLGKSQQLSVQEAWDVAAFVNSHERPQDPRYKGDVAANAERYHNHQGYYGKEVDGHVLGSKAYPSGKEVIHEH from the coding sequence ATGAAAACACTACTTTTAATCACCGCAACCCTTGCCTCTGGACTCGCTTATGCCGACGGTGAATTACCCGATAGCCAAACCGAACTGCCAGCCGTCGAAAAAGTGAAAGACAACAAGTACCTAGTGCCACGCGACTTAGTGGATATCCCAGCAGGAGAATTTGGCGACAAAGTAAAATTAGGTTACTCACTGTTTGTTGACTCGCAACAGATGCGCGGCGAATACGTCGGCAACGAGCAAAACTGTGTTAACTGCCACATGCAAGCAGGCATGAAGCCCAATGCAGCGCCACTTTGGGGCGCGTACATGGCCTACCCGGCTTATCGTAAGAAAAACGACAAGGTCAACAGCTACGCTGAGCGTATTCAAGGCTGTTTCACCTATTCAATGAACGGAATCGCACCAGCCTTAGACTCAAAAGAACTGGTCGCACTCAGCGCTTACTCCTACTGGTTGGCGATGGGTGGCATGTTAGATAAGAACGGCATGCAAGACACACCCGTTCCCGAGCTCAGCGATGCAGATTTACAAGTCGGCGGTAAAGCAGAAAGCTTCCCTCTTCCTCAAGAGCTGTTAAGCAAATACCCAATCGATGATCGCAGTAAATTAGCAGGTCGTGGCTACCCTAAGATCGCTAACCCAGAACAAGAACCTTCTATCGCACGTGGCGAGAAGGTTTACCAAACCAGCTGTCAAACGTGTCATGGTCAAAATGGCGAAGGCATTAAAGGGGCCGATGGTCGCTCTTACTTCCCACCGCTGTGGGGCGAGAACGCGTTTAACTGGGGCGCGGGAATGCACCGCATAAACACAGCGGCTTATTTCATTTACGAAAACATGCCACTTGGTAAGAGTCAGCAACTTTCAGTTCAAGAGGCATGGGATGTGGCCGCGTTTGTAAATAGCCATGAGCGCCCACAAGATCCGAGGTACAAAGGCGATGTGGCTGCGAATGCAGAGCGTTACCACAACCATCAAGGCTACTATGGTAAAGAAGTAGACGGTCATGTACTGGGTTCAAAAGCTTACCCAAGTGGTAAAGAGGTGATTCACGAGCACTAA
- a CDS encoding c-type cytochrome, producing the protein MIKLNIKTQTLTLCIAALGSLSLSGFAQAAPNPMPEAAETCSGCHQADGKGMPNIAPMLAGLNADYLEHQLILFSSGERQSAIMKGMADGVSAPAIRREVAEYFASLPSYEFTDLEQRGSQADIENPYRKLVFQGDWDRNIPACATCHGPSGMGVDKFPRLASQHADYIQSQLNAWKNGTRKGDDLNMMGNIAGKLTDDEIKNLSYYFASFRY; encoded by the coding sequence ATGATTAAGCTGAATATAAAAACTCAAACTCTCACGCTTTGCATCGCTGCTTTAGGAAGCCTTTCTTTATCCGGCTTTGCACAAGCAGCGCCTAACCCTATGCCCGAAGCCGCAGAAACCTGTAGCGGGTGCCATCAAGCTGACGGGAAAGGTATGCCTAACATCGCCCCTATGCTTGCTGGGCTGAATGCTGACTACCTAGAACATCAATTGATTTTATTCTCTAGTGGAGAGCGTCAAAGCGCGATTATGAAAGGCATGGCCGATGGCGTGTCTGCTCCTGCTATTCGTCGTGAGGTTGCCGAATACTTTGCCTCTCTCCCTTCATACGAATTCACGGACTTAGAACAGCGTGGCTCACAAGCGGATATCGAGAACCCATATCGCAAGCTTGTATTTCAAGGTGATTGGGACCGAAACATTCCAGCATGTGCTACCTGTCACGGACCAAGCGGAATGGGCGTAGACAAGTTTCCACGCCTTGCGAGCCAACATGCCGACTACATTCAATCTCAGCTTAACGCATGGAAAAACGGCACTCGCAAGGGTGATGATTTGAACATGATGGGCAACATCGCAGGCAAATTGACCGACGATGAGATCAAAAACCTGTCTTACTACTTCGCATCTTTTCGATACTAA